The Streptomyces sp. NBC_00306 sequence GAACTACGTCGCCACCGGCGGCGGGTACATGGGCATCCACGCGGCCGCCGACACCGAGTACGACTGGAAGTTCTACGGCGGGCTCGTCGGCGCCTACTTCGCCTCGCATCCGCAGATCCAGCCCGCGACCGTGCGGGTCGAGGACCACACCCACCCCTCGACCGCGCACCTCGACGAGGCCTGGGAGCGCACGGACGAGTGGTACAACTACCGCACCAACCCGCGTGACCAGGCCCGGGTGCTGGCGACCCTGGACGAGACCACCTACCAGGGCGGCACGATGAAGGGCGACCACCCGATCGCCTGGTGCCAGACCTACGAGGGCGGCCGTTCCTTCTACACCGGCGGCGGCCACACCAAGGAGTCGTACGCCGAGCCGGCCTTCAAGCAGCACCTGCTGGGCGGCCTGCGCTACGCCTCCGGCCAGGTCAAGGCCGACTGCAAGCCCCAGACCGGCTACCGCTCCATCTTCAACGGCAAGACGCTGGAGGGCTGGAAGCAGGCCGGGCCCGGCAAGTTCAACGTCGTCGACGGCGAGATGCGCACCGAGGGCGGCATGGGCATGGCCTGGTACCAGGCCAAGGAGCTGAAGTCGTACTCCCTCAAGCTCGACTGGAAGCTCGACGGCGACGACAACTCCGGTGTCTTCGTGGGCTTCCCGGCCTCCGACGACCCCTGGTCGGCCGTGAACAACGGCTACGAGGTGCAGATCGACGCCACCGACGCCGCCGACCGCACCACGGGCGCGGTCTACGGCTTCAAGTCGGCGGACATCAAGGCCCGCGACCGCGTCCTGCGGCCGCCGGGACAGTGGAACAGCTACGAGATCAAGGTCCAGGGTGAACGTCTCCAGGTCTTCCTGAACGGCGTGAAGATCAACGACTACACCAACACGGACCCGGCCCGCAGTCTGAAGGACGGCTACATCGGTCTCCAGAACCACGGAGCCGGCGACCAGGCGTCCTTCCGCAACATCCAACTCAGGGAGCTGCCCTCCTAGGCGCCCCCCAGACGGCGGCGGGCGGGGAGGCGCCGTACCCCCCGCCCGCCGTCCTCCACCCCATCGCAAGGCAGGGAGGCAGTCCGTGACGAACGAGAATGTAAGCACCGGAGTCTGGTTCGTCGGAGCCCGCGGCTCCGTCGCCACCACGGCCGTCGCCGGATGCGCCGCGGTCAGCGCGGGCCTGCATCCGCCGACGGGCATGGTCACCGAGACACCGCCCTTCGCGGCATCGCGGCTGCCCGCCCTGCCGTCGCTGGTCTTCGGCGGCCACGACACCGCACACTGCCCGCTGCCCAAGCGGGCCGAGGAACTCACCGCGGCCGGCGTGCTCCCGCACGGACTCGCGGCCGCCGTACGCGGTGAACTCACCGCCGCCGACGCCGAGATACGTCCCGGCGGCCCGCAGTCCGGCGACACCCGCAGCGACGAGGAACTCATCGCCGCCTTCGCCGCCGACATACGCGACTTCCGGGAGCGGCACGCACTCGCCCGGGTCGTCGTCATCAACGTCTCCTCCACCGAACCCCTGCCGGAACCGGGTGCGGTGCGGCTGCCGCCCAGCTCCCTCTACGCGGCCGCGGCCGTCCGCGCCGACTGCCCCTTCGTGAACTTCACCCCCTCCACCGGGCTGCGCACCGAGGCCCTCATGGACGCCGCCGCCGCCGGTGGACTTCCCCACGCCGGCCGTGACGGCAAGACAGGCCAGACGCTGCTCCGTTCCGTGCTCGCCCCGATGTTCGTGCAACGCGCCCTGTCCGTACGGGCCTGGTCGGGCACCAACCTGCTGGGCGGCGGGGACGGAGCGGCGCTGGCCGATCCGGCAGCCGCGGCGGCGAAGAACGCCGGCAAGGAACGCGTCCTCGCCGACGCCCTCGGCCACACCCCGCAGGGCGAGGTGCACATCGACGACGTGCCCGCGCTCGGCGACTGGAAGACCGCCTGGGACCACATCGCCTTCGACGGCTTCCTCGGTTCGCGGATGATCCTCCAGACGATCTGGCAGGGCTGCGACTCGGCACTCGCCGCGCCGCTCGTGCTCGACCTGGCGCGGCTCGTCGCCCGGGCCCACGAAGTGGGCATCGAGGGACCGCTGCCGGAGCTGGGCTTCTACTTCAAGGACCCCGACGGAGGCCCCGCCGGACTGTCCGAGCAGTTCGAGGCGCTCCTGACGTTCGCCGAGCGGCTGCGGGAGGCGGCGTGAGGAAGCGGGACCTGGGAGCCTGGGCCGAACTGCTCCGTGTCTCGGCCCTGTTCACCGTCCCCGGAGACGCACTCGCCGGTGCGGCGGCCCTCGGTGTGGCCCCCAACCGCGGCACGGCCCTCGCCCTCGGGTCCTCGCTCTGCCTGTACGAGGCGGGTATGGCCCTCAACGACTGGGCGGACCGCGACGAGGACGCGATCGACCGCCCGCACCGGCCCATTCCCTCGGGCCGTATCGCCCCGCGGTCCGCACTGGCGGCGGCAGCGGTCCTGACGGGAGCGGGCCTCGCCCTGTCCGCGGCCGCCGGCCGTCGGCCACTCGCCCTGGCCACCGCGCTCGCGGCAACGGTCTGGTCGTACGACCTGCACGTCAAGCACACCCGCGGAGGCCCGGCGGCGATGGCGGCGGCACGGAGCCTGGACGTACTGCTGGGAGCGGCGGCGACAGGAACGGCGGCGACAGGAACGGCGGCGACAGGAACGGCGGCGACATCCGGTACGGCTGCGCGCGCCGCGTCGGGCCTGGGTACGGCGGCCACCGGCATGGCGCGTGCCAGGTCGGTCGTCGGTGCGCCGGCCCGCGGCAGTTCCGTGATCGGCACGGCGGTACGCGGCGCAGGCGCCACCACCGTCCCGACGACCCGTGCCGCACTGCCCGGTGCCCTGGTGATGGGCGCGCACACCTACGCCGTCACCTCCGTGTCACGGCACGAGGCCCACGGCGGATCGACGCTCGTACCCCTCACCGCGCTCGCCGCCACCCTGGGGCTCGGGGCGC is a genomic window containing:
- a CDS encoding inositol-3-phosphate synthase produces the protein MTNENVSTGVWFVGARGSVATTAVAGCAAVSAGLHPPTGMVTETPPFAASRLPALPSLVFGGHDTAHCPLPKRAEELTAAGVLPHGLAAAVRGELTAADAEIRPGGPQSGDTRSDEELIAAFAADIRDFRERHALARVVVINVSSTEPLPEPGAVRLPPSSLYAAAAVRADCPFVNFTPSTGLRTEALMDAAAAGGLPHAGRDGKTGQTLLRSVLAPMFVQRALSVRAWSGTNLLGGGDGAALADPAAAAAKNAGKERVLADALGHTPQGEVHIDDVPALGDWKTAWDHIAFDGFLGSRMILQTIWQGCDSALAAPLVLDLARLVARAHEVGIEGPLPELGFYFKDPDGGPAGLSEQFEALLTFAERLREAA
- a CDS encoding UbiA family prenyltransferase; the encoded protein is MRKRDLGAWAELLRVSALFTVPGDALAGAAALGVAPNRGTALALGSSLCLYEAGMALNDWADRDEDAIDRPHRPIPSGRIAPRSALAAAAVLTGAGLALSAAAGRRPLALATALAATVWSYDLHVKHTRGGPAAMAAARSLDVLLGAAATGTAATGTAATGTAATSGTAARAASGLGTAATGMARARSVVGAPARGSSVIGTAVRGAGATTVPTTRAALPGALVMGAHTYAVTSVSRHEAHGGSTLVPLTALAATLGLGALGIREQRTSPGTPAARLLVTALAGAYVRTAAKPFLHAALNPSPPLTQRAVGGGIRAMIPLQAALAARAGGGASALALMGLVPLARKLARKVSPT